One Candidatus Marsarchaeota archaeon genomic window carries:
- a CDS encoding radical SAM protein: MDAKGDSDKIGALSANATEVELQLDLDKSMEEEKIDQNLISNINNVRPETGGDYDANAVDPILAPYHRTIEEIEAMPVIERTKTVCPECKLVIDGTIYKDGDNVMIRKKCPEHGWTVEKYWEDYDMYMKMRRYNYFGRGFDNPNYITETKGANCPFDCGMCERHKSHTGLANVVVTNRCHLSCWYCFFYAKEGEAIYEPSLPEIEKIFRNLRSQKPIPANAIQITGGEPTMHPHIVEIIEMAKKAGFDQIQLNTTGINLALNPDLAVKLRHAGVSTLYMSYDGVSKRANPKNHWEVPMTLEAARKAGISIVLVPTVIRTINDHELGAMINFALNNSDIIRAVNFQPVSLVGRMPSRLREKQRISIPGAIKLIEQQTNGVVAKEDWFSVPYIGGINKFIEALTGEYKYDMSIHFACGAGTYIFVDSDNKIIPITRFVDAAGLVEHLQRAVDEMEGKSRLERRMIAVKTLLGFKKFIDKSHQPKSVNFSKLLGSVFLKHDFASMGKFQMKSIFLGMMHFQDEYTYDIHRVEKCDIHYAMPDGEVLPFCTFNVFPEVYRDKVQKQYSIPSMEWQQTHKDWSYSKDKYIRNIKELEASPQYRKTYGEMIDYFALPVNGGKPVANFANEVLKN; encoded by the coding sequence ATGGACGCAAAAGGGGATAGTGATAAAATAGGTGCATTAAGCGCAAATGCCACAGAAGTGGAGCTCCAGCTGGATTTGGACAAGAGCATGGAGGAAGAGAAGATAGACCAGAACCTTATATCAAACATAAACAACGTAAGGCCTGAAACTGGAGGAGATTACGATGCAAATGCGGTAGACCCTATACTGGCGCCATATCACAGGACAATAGAAGAGATAGAGGCCATGCCAGTAATAGAGCGCACAAAGACAGTGTGCCCAGAATGCAAGCTCGTGATAGACGGCACAATATACAAGGACGGGGACAACGTAATGATCAGGAAGAAGTGCCCAGAGCACGGCTGGACTGTTGAAAAGTACTGGGAAGACTATGACATGTACATGAAAATGAGGCGCTACAACTATTTTGGCAGGGGCTTTGACAACCCGAATTACATAACAGAGACCAAGGGCGCAAACTGCCCGTTTGACTGCGGAATGTGCGAAAGGCACAAGTCGCATACAGGTCTTGCAAACGTTGTGGTAACAAACAGGTGCCACCTGAGCTGCTGGTACTGCTTCTTCTATGCAAAAGAGGGCGAGGCGATATATGAGCCAAGCCTGCCTGAAATAGAGAAGATATTCAGGAACCTGCGCAGCCAGAAGCCAATACCTGCGAACGCCATACAGATAACTGGCGGCGAGCCGACAATGCACCCGCACATAGTTGAAATAATAGAAATGGCAAAGAAGGCCGGCTTCGACCAGATACAGCTCAACACAACAGGCATAAACCTTGCCCTGAATCCTGACCTGGCAGTTAAGCTAAGGCATGCAGGAGTCAGCACGCTTTACATGAGCTATGATGGCGTAAGCAAGAGGGCAAACCCCAAGAACCACTGGGAGGTGCCTATGACTCTTGAAGCTGCAAGGAAAGCAGGAATAAGCATAGTGCTTGTGCCCACAGTAATACGCACAATAAACGACCACGAGCTTGGTGCAATGATAAACTTCGCGCTGAACAACAGCGACATAATAAGGGCAGTAAACTTCCAGCCTGTGTCGCTTGTGGGAAGGATGCCTTCAAGGCTAAGGGAAAAGCAGCGCATATCAATACCAGGCGCCATAAAGCTTATAGAGCAGCAGACAAATGGCGTAGTGGCCAAGGAGGACTGGTTCTCAGTGCCTTACATAGGCGGAATAAACAAGTTCATAGAAGCCCTAACAGGCGAGTACAAATACGACATGTCCATACACTTTGCATGCGGCGCAGGCACTTACATATTCGTGGACAGCGACAACAAGATAATACCGATAACAAGGTTCGTGGACGCGGCAGGCCTTGTGGAGCACCTGCAGAGGGCAGTCGACGAGATGGAAGGCAAGAGCAGGCTTGAGAGGCGCATGATAGCGGTAAAGACGCTGCTAGGTTTCAAGAAATTCATAGACAAGTCGCACCAGCCAAAGTCTGTCAATTTCTCAAAGCTGCTGGGCTCTGTATTCCTGAAGCACGATTTCGCAAGCATGGGCAAGTTCCAGATGAAATCAATATTCCTTGGCATGATGCACTTCCAGGACGAGTATACATACGACATACACAGGGTAGAAAAGTGCGACATACACTACGCCATGCCTGATGGCGAGGTGCTGCCTTTCTGCACATTCAACGTATTCCCAGAAGTATACAGGGACAAGGTGCAGAAGCAGTACAGCATACCCTCAATGGAGTGGCAGCAGACGCACAAGGACTGGAGCTATTCAAAGGACAAGTACATAAGGAACATAAAGGAGCTTGAGGCCAGCCCGCAGTACCGCAAGACGTATGGCGAGATGATAGACTATTTTGCGCTGCCGGTCAACGGCGGCAAGCCTGTCGCCAACTTTGCGAACGAGGTGCTGAAGAATTGA
- a CDS encoding MoxR family ATPase — translation MHITNPKDAFEAVVKEIKKKVAGNDEIIKLMFIAVVADGHALLEGVPGLAKTTMTKALSETIEADFARIQGTPDLEFKDVVGFTYLDEKTKNVEVKKGPIFTNILLIDELNRTPQRTATALLEALEEKQVTLGTATMPLERPFITFATQNPLNIEGTSPLPKVLADRFLMRIAVDYARAEDEEQMLRIKENEESTHINRVLSKEDVLSLQKQAKAVNISDEVVKYITSIAQATRKEMHVLMGASPRAEISFMACGKAKALVEGRSDVSIDDIKYLARPVLSHRIVVRSTGGVGANGVIDGIIAMTKLPG, via the coding sequence GTGCATATAACGAATCCAAAGGATGCATTTGAAGCTGTCGTAAAGGAGATAAAGAAAAAGGTCGCAGGCAACGATGAAATAATAAAGCTGATGTTCATAGCAGTCGTAGCTGACGGGCACGCGCTCCTTGAGGGTGTGCCAGGGCTCGCCAAGACTACAATGACAAAGGCCCTGAGCGAAACCATAGAGGCTGATTTTGCAAGGATTCAGGGAACCCCGGACCTGGAGTTCAAGGATGTCGTGGGCTTCACGTATCTGGATGAAAAGACAAAGAACGTGGAGGTAAAGAAGGGCCCCATATTCACCAACATACTGCTTATAGACGAGCTTAACAGGACCCCCCAGAGGACTGCGACCGCTTTGCTTGAGGCGCTTGAGGAGAAGCAGGTAACGCTCGGCACAGCAACAATGCCCTTGGAAAGGCCTTTTATAACGTTTGCCACGCAGAACCCCCTGAACATAGAGGGCACGTCGCCATTGCCGAAGGTCCTGGCCGACAGGTTTCTGATGCGCATAGCAGTAGACTATGCGAGGGCTGAGGATGAAGAGCAGATGCTCAGGATAAAGGAAAACGAAGAAAGCACGCACATAAACAGGGTGCTGAGCAAGGAGGATGTTCTAAGCCTGCAGAAGCAGGCAAAGGCCGTGAATATATCTGACGAGGTCGTAAAATACATAACCTCCATAGCTCAGGCGACCAGAAAGGAGATGCACGTGCTAATGGGTGCAAGCCCAAGGGCCGAGATAAGCTTCATGGCATGCGGCAAGGCAAAGGCGCTTGTCGAGGGCAGGAGCGATGTGTCAATAGACGATATAAAATACCTGGCAAGGCCTGTGCTCAGCCACAGGATCGTTGTAAGGAGCACTGGCGGTGTTGGGGCGAACGGAGTAATAGACGGCATAATAGCAATGACAAAGCTGCCTGGCTAA
- a CDS encoding DNA-directed RNA polymerase subunit F: MIGKKAEQNGFITLDEVYEILKERKKSPKPLTYEQQLAYEYVEKFKLPKKHTEKAKSDLQKLGILSDYAVAKLIEVMPKNAGMVRQILAKEKGSIDDSAISKILEITTSKG; encoded by the coding sequence ATGATTGGCAAGAAGGCAGAGCAGAACGGCTTTATAACGCTTGACGAGGTCTACGAAATACTCAAGGAGCGCAAGAAGAGCCCTAAGCCGCTGACATACGAGCAGCAGCTGGCATACGAGTATGTTGAAAAATTCAAGCTGCCAAAAAAGCATACTGAAAAGGCAAAGTCCGATCTGCAGAAGCTTGGCATTCTGAGCGATTATGCAGTGGCAAAACTTATCGAGGTAATGCCAAAGAACGCCGGCATGGTCAGGCAAATACTTGCAAAGGAAAAGGGCAGCATAGACGATTCGGCGATAAGCAAGATACTTGAGATAACTACGAGCAAGGGATAA